DNA from Hwangdonia lutea:
CGTCCCAAGGTTCCATAATACAGGCATTGTACTCGTAAAAGGCCTTGCGCTCTGGCGACATGGTTTTGTGTTTTTCCCAAGCCTCGGGAATCATCATCATCATGACTTCCGGTAACGAGCGTCCGGTATGCGTTAACAATTCAACGACCATATCCATGGAAGCCGAATCTGATTTTCCGGGTAAAATTATGGGGAATAATTTATCAATTTGAGGACCGAAAACCTCACTTTTCATAATTTCTTCCCGAACACGCATACGGCTTACATTACCACGAAGTGTATTTATTTCCCCGTTTTGGCACATAAACCTAAACGGTTGTGCGAGTTCCCAGGTGGGCATCGTGTTGGTAGAAAAACGCTGGTGCACCAATGCCAATCGGGTAACCAAATCGGTTTCTTGTAAATCTTTATAATAGGGACCAATATCTTCGGGCATAATTATACCCTTATATATTAAAGTGGTTGTTGATAAACTGGACACATAAAAATATGAGCTTTCTGACATTTTTGAATTGGCAATAATATGCTCGGTAATTTTTCGGGCCGCATATAATTTGGCCTTAAATACATCTTCCGATATGTCGTTTGTTTTTTCAACAAAAAGCTGTTCGATATTGGGTTCGGATGCTAGTGCAATCTCACCCAATTGTGATGAGTCAACCGGAACCTGTCTCCAACCTAAAACCGATAAGCCTTGTTCAACAATCTCTTTTTCAAAAGTGTCTTTACAAAATTTATATTGGTTTACGTTTTTAGGCAAAAACACCATACCCACAGCATATTTTCCTTGTACCGGAATATCAAAATCGCAAACCCTTTTAAAATAGGCGTGCGGTATATCGATTAAAAGTCCTGCGCCATCGCCCGTTTTTCCATCGGCACTAACGCCGCCTCTATGTTCTAGTTTTACTAGAATTTCTAAGGCATCGTGTATTATTTGATTGGTTTTTTCTCCCTTTAGATTACATATAAAACCTGCACCGCAATTTTCGTGTTCAAATTCAGGTAAATATAGTCCTTGTTTCTTCAGCATAATCAACAAATTTTAAGTTAAAAATAGGTGTTGAAAAGCTAAGATATGCACTAGAATTTGAATAATAACAAGGGTTGAATCATTATTCCGATTTTGAAAATTAAGTCAATGCAAAACTAATTATATATCAATCAAACAAAAATATTTTAATAAATACTCAATTCATAAAAACGGGTTTTAAAAGCAAAAGCATGAATTAATGTTAGTAAAAGGTCATTTGTATAAAATTAAAATCAATTAAAAATGAGAAAAGCTAATAATAATTCAAAATTCAAATTAAAAATATCTAAAAAAAATAAAGTCAAATCTTTATACCCTCAAAAAAATAGGGTTGAAATATAAAAATTAACAAAAATGAATTAGTTAACCCCATTTTTTATGGGGTTAAAATATTTTTTAAATAGTTTTGACCTGTTCTTAGAAAATAATAGAACTAATAACTAAAATTGAAACTTATGAAAAAAATTACAACACTATTAATGTGTTTTGTGGCAACTGCGATGTTTGCACAAGAAAAAGCAACCACTCCAAAGTTTAGCTTTAGCGGAAGCGTTGATGCTTATTATAGAGCTAACTTTTCGGCGCCTAACGATGAAAATCATGTTGCGCCGGGGTCTTCATTTGCTAATTTGCCTGGTTTTGCCTTAGGAATGGTAAATCTTGTTGCTAGTTATGAAGGTAAAAAAACAGGATTTGTTGCCGATTTAATGTTTGGTCCGAGAGGGACGGACGCCATATTTAATTCTCCAATGTACCCTGTAGGAAATGAGGAAATAGGCACGGGCAACATCGTAGCCCAATTATATGCTTACTGGAACGTGAGTGAATCCGTAAAACTTACCATAGGTAATTTCAATACTTTTTTAGGTTATGAGGTTATTTCGCCTGTTGTTAACTTTAACTATAGCACATCTTACCTGTTCTCCTATGGGCCTTTTACCCACACAGGGCTGAAAGCTGATTTTGCTTTATCTGAAGATTTCAGCTTAATGTTGGGTGTTATGAATGATACAGACATCACTGAATTTAATCCAACCGGTGATTACGCATTTGGCGCCCAATTAGGATATTCAGGACAGTTCCTAAATGTATTGGTAGACCCTTCATTTTTTGAAATTGATTTTACCGGAGGAATTGATTTATTCGATACTTTCTTCTTAGGTATCAATGCAGCGCATTTAAGTTACGAAGATAATGGCGGTTCATTTACAGGTGGAGCAATATATCCGCAGTATGCAATAAGTGAAAGCTTTACTGCCGGTTTAAGAGCTGAGTATTTTTCTGAATCTGATTTTGGCGCAGGAGGTATCGGAGCATATGATACCAATGGATACGGTTCTGTATTTGCACTAACATTAACAGGTAGCTATGCCGTTGAAAACTTAACCATAAAACCAGAAATAAGATTGGATTCAACAAGTGAAGAAGGGGCTTTTTGGGATAACGATTTAATGCCATCAAAAAGCTTGGGGTCTTTCGTAATGGCAGCCATCTATTCATTTTAATTTAAAATAAAGCAATCATGAAAAAAATTGAAGCAATTATTAGAAAATCCAAGTACAGCGAAGTTAGGGATGCCTTGCACGAAGTAGGCGTAAATTTTTTCTCGTACTGGGATGTAACCGGGTTAGGAAACGAAAAAGAAGGCCATGTGTACCGAGGGGTTTCCTATAGTACGAGCGATATTCAGCGCAGATATCTATCCATTGTGGTTAACGATGATTTTGAGGAAATAACCATAGACACCATTTTAAGAGTAGCGCGAACAGGCGATGTTGGCGATGGGAAAATTTTTGTTTCCGATGTCAAGGAATGTTACAGAATACGAACCGGACAAAAAGGCGGAGATACCTTAAGATAATCATCATCATTTAAATAATCATTAAAATATTATGGAATTACTTACTACAAACAATGTATGGATGATGATCTGTACAGCACTCGTTTTCTTTATGCATATGGGTTTTGCCCTCTTGGAAATAGGATTAACGAGACAAAAAAATACATTAAACATCCTTTTTAAAAACATATTTATTATTACCGTTGGCTTGCTTTTATATGCTCTGGTTGGGTTTAACTTAACCTATCCAGGGTTTGAATCTGGTGATTGGGGGATATTCGGATTTGCAGGATTTGGACTGGATTCACCATTAACCAGTGCAGGAACTTTGGATCTCGCCTATAATGAAGGCTATACCTATTGGACCGACTTTTTGTTTCAAGGTATGTTTGCAGCAACGGCAGCGACCATAGTTTCGGGAGCAGTGGCTGAACGTATGAAGATTGGCGCGTTTATGATTTACGCTGTAATTTATGTTGGCTTTGTTTACCCCATTGCGGGTTCATGGAAATGGGGCGGCGGATTTTTAGACCAATTGGGCTTTTATGATTTTGCAGGTTCTACTTTAGTGCACTCTGTTGGAGGATGGGGCGCCTTGGTAGCTGTGTGTTTATTGGGTGCCAGAATAGGTAAATTTAAAAACGGAAAAATACAGGCCATTCCAGGGCATAATATTCCTTTGGCAACGGCGGGTGTATTAATTCTTTGGTTAGGTTGGTTTGGTTTTAACGGTGGCTCTGTGCTTTCTGCAGACCCAGGATTAACCTCTTTGGTTTTAGTTACCACGTGTTTAGCCGCAGCAAGTGGTGGGGTTGTAGCTGCCATTACCTCAACAATCGTCTACAAAAATTTAGATTTAACCATGTTTTTAAATGGTATTCTTGGAGGCCTTGTGGGTATTACTGCTGGTGCAGACGTAATGTCGCCAACAGCGGCTATAATAATAGGTGCCGTATCGGGTGCGCTCATTGTTTTTGCCGTTGGGTGTATTGATAGGCTAAAGTTAGACGATCCTGTTGGGGCCATTGCCGTACATTTAGTTTGTGGTATTTGGGGAACGCTGGCTGTTGGTATCTTCGGATTTAGTGCCGTTACCAATGATGCAGGTGATTTTTTAAACGCCAAGGGCGATGTGGTTGCAACGATTTCTGAAGCGGCCAATAGTTTATCGTTTTTACCGCAATTATATGGTGTACTAGCTTATGCCGCCATTTGTACCATTTCTACCTTTTTAATTGTTTTTGTATTGAAGAAAACAATCGGTATCAGGGTCTCAGAACTCGAAGAACTTGAAGGTTTAGATTCTCACGAACACGGTATGGACGCCTATCCGGATTTTAGATTGAATGAGCATTAAAACATAGAATTAGCCTATTTAGTTTAAAATGCCTTGCGAATTTCGTGAGGCATTTTTTTATTATCAAGTTACAGGTTTACATCCTACAATTTCATTGCGGTTATTTTAGTTTCTAAAAACTTTTAAGAGTGTTTTGTCATTTCGATAGTACGCGGAACGAGTGATGACAAACCTTATACCGATGAGATTCCTCTTCGTACCTCATTCGGAATGGCAAGCAAGTTTCAAAAGGAATTTTATTCTTTATTTAAAACTATAGGTTTCAAATCCATAAAGGTTTATTTCTTTAAAAAGGAGGTGTTTTTTTGAGTTCCAATAATTACTGGAACTCAAACGTTAGTAGTAATTTTAAACTTTTTTTGGAAGGTTCGTTTATTGGTTTTGTATATGAAACGTAGCGTGTAAAAAGACGCTGACTTTTCGGATTATACACGAGCCGAATTTTTAAATTTTTCTTTTTACTTTATTTTACTAAAAGCCAAATTTAAAAATTTGGCGACTTTCCAAATATGCCTTAACTTCGATTATGCAACTGACTAGCTATGAGCTATATACGTTATTGCCAGTAGTGCTTTACGCTACTTTGAAGTCAAAATCGTTCATTTCGACGCTAAACTTGACATTTGCTTTTAAGGCTCTAAATACTTTTAAGATCGTTTCTATTGTAACGTTTTTTGTGTTTCGTTCCAATTTAGATATTTGCGATTTCTGAACCCCTATTAATTCGCCAAGTTGTTCTTGTGTTAAATTTCTTTCTTTTCGAACAGATTTTATCATATCTCCAAGTACTT
Protein-coding regions in this window:
- a CDS encoding outer membrane beta-barrel protein, whose amino-acid sequence is MKKITTLLMCFVATAMFAQEKATTPKFSFSGSVDAYYRANFSAPNDENHVAPGSSFANLPGFALGMVNLVASYEGKKTGFVADLMFGPRGTDAIFNSPMYPVGNEEIGTGNIVAQLYAYWNVSESVKLTIGNFNTFLGYEVISPVVNFNYSTSYLFSYGPFTHTGLKADFALSEDFSLMLGVMNDTDITEFNPTGDYAFGAQLGYSGQFLNVLVDPSFFEIDFTGGIDLFDTFFLGINAAHLSYEDNGGSFTGGAIYPQYAISESFTAGLRAEYFSESDFGAGGIGAYDTNGYGSVFALTLTGSYAVENLTIKPEIRLDSTSEEGAFWDNDLMPSKSLGSFVMAAIYSF
- a CDS encoding P-II family nitrogen regulator, whose product is MKKIEAIIRKSKYSEVRDALHEVGVNFFSYWDVTGLGNEKEGHVYRGVSYSTSDIQRRYLSIVVNDDFEEITIDTILRVARTGDVGDGKIFVSDVKECYRIRTGQKGGDTLR
- a CDS encoding ammonium transporter; the protein is MELLTTNNVWMMICTALVFFMHMGFALLEIGLTRQKNTLNILFKNIFIITVGLLLYALVGFNLTYPGFESGDWGIFGFAGFGLDSPLTSAGTLDLAYNEGYTYWTDFLFQGMFAATAATIVSGAVAERMKIGAFMIYAVIYVGFVYPIAGSWKWGGGFLDQLGFYDFAGSTLVHSVGGWGALVAVCLLGARIGKFKNGKIQAIPGHNIPLATAGVLILWLGWFGFNGGSVLSADPGLTSLVLVTTCLAAASGGVVAAITSTIVYKNLDLTMFLNGILGGLVGITAGADVMSPTAAIIIGAVSGALIVFAVGCIDRLKLDDPVGAIAVHLVCGIWGTLAVGIFGFSAVTNDAGDFLNAKGDVVATISEAANSLSFLPQLYGVLAYAAICTISTFLIVFVLKKTIGIRVSELEELEGLDSHEHGMDAYPDFRLNEH
- a CDS encoding helix-turn-helix domain-containing protein → MATKNKKMKMMTLDQMKDKDIGKIGTPERDKYEFDLRMEVLGDMIKSVRKERNLTQEQLGELIGVQKSQISKLERNTKNVTIETILKVFRALKANVKFSVEMNDFDFKVA